The Methanosarcina barkeri MS DNA window CGAATTTAAAAGGTTCCAGTAACTCTTCTACGTTGTCATGTAACACCTTGAAGTTTCCGGCTGCCCCCAGCCAGAGGATTCTGGGATTCGAAGGCTTAGGAAAAACTCCAAGTCCCCCTACTTTTGCTTCGAAAGGCTCGCATGTAATAGAGTCGAGAGCTGCGGAAAGAGGTGAAACTCTTGATTCGTCCACGTTCCCCAGGAACTTCAGAGTTATGTGAACAAGCTCAGGATCAACAAATTTCAGATCAAAACCAGAAAATCTGGCCTGAAGCTCTCGAATTCTCTCCGTAAAACCGGGATCTAATTCCACTGCTATAAATGTCCTGATCAAAGCATTCACCAATATTAATTGAAAAGCGAACAAGAAAAATCTTCCTGTTAATTTTCGTCTGAAAAACTGAGTTTAGATCCCTTTTTTGAAGGAATTGTAAACCCTTCACAAAATTATTTTAAAAAATATAAAAGAGACAAAGTGCAAAAGAGCAGAAAGGAAAAAAGACGGATCAAAGGGATTACAGGGCAATTATAATATACAAGAGATAAGTACAGAGAATGAAATAAGCTTAAGTATTTATAAATTTGGTCTCAATGTTAACCTGAGGAAAAGAATTTTTGCTCGGAGAAAAACGCTAAGTTAAAAAATAATAACCCTGATTTGAGAAAATAATTTTAGTTCAAAAAATAACAACTCTAAAAATCAAATTGCATGCGGCCACCCTACCCTAAACAGGCTGCTCTACAATTATTAGTAGTAATAAAAAAGTGCTAAAAAGAAATCAAATAAGACCTTTAAATCAAAAAAGAAGGAATTTATTTATTTATTTATTTATTTATTTATTTATTACTAGAAGTAATTGTAGGATAGCTTATAAAGGATAGGGGTATGCTTCGGGCCGCCCGCCAGGTTTCTGGGGAATAATTAAGTATCAATTTACAAGACTTTCTTGATACAGAGTTGCATTACCAACTTCAGTAACCGTGAAACAAAGAAACCTCACTTTACAAAGAAGCAACTGTACAGAGGTTTAAACGAAACCAAAAAGAGGCTAGGGGTTACATTATTCCTAATCCAAACAGGCTGTCCGACAATTATTGGCAGTAATAAAAAAGTGCTAAAAAGAAAGTAAATAAGAACTTTAAATCTAAGAACTTTAAATCAAAAAAGAAGGAATTTGCTTATTAACGAAAGTAATTGTCAGACAGCCTGTAAAGAATGGGGTATTCGTGGCCCTCTGCCTCCCGATGCAATAAAAAGTGGAGCCTCAAATCGGTTGCTGCAAAAAGAAAAAGCGGTGGATCATATGGATAGAGCACGTATAATTGCAGAGACGGCAGCCCGGATTTCCAGAGAACTTGATGCTGCCGCAATTATGGTTTCCGGAGAATTGAGTTTTGAAGGGATCGAAACTGGGGGAATTCCGGTCTACTACATCTCCATGCGCCCTAAAAGCATAATAGACCACCTGATCTCCACTGGAAAGGATGGAAAAAATCCTATGAAGGAACTCGGCGACCAGATAAACCGTGAGGCTGCAGGCAACTCTGACCACCTTCAACAAGCTGCCGCCATAGAATACGTGCTTGGAAGACTGGAAAATGGGATTATTGTAGGCGTAGTCGAAACCCGCGGCTCCAGTTCGATTATTGTACATAACCTCGACGAAAATCCCCTTATAAAAGCCATGAAGGAATGTCAGGAAAGGATAAAGCCGGAAGTGATGAGTGCAATCATGAAAATCTCTTTTGATATTGTCCTGACAGGTAGGGAAGGCAAAAAAATAGGAGCTGCCTTTATAATAGGCGATTCCGAAGAGGTTCTGAAACGCTCTCACCAGCTAATACTGAATCCTTACGCAGGTCACGATGAAACGTATCGGAATATCCTTGACAAGAAAAACTGGGAATCCATAAAGGAATTTTCCCAGCTTGACGGAGTTTTTGTGGTAGACGAAAACGGAATAATCCAGGCTGCAGGCCGCTACCTTGACGTTGATGCAAAAAATGTGGATATTGAGAAAGGACTGGGAGGCAGACACGTTTCAGCAGCCGCAATCAGCAGAGATACGGTTGCGATTGCAGTTACGGTATCCGAGTCAGGCGGAATTATAAGGGTATATAAAGACGCGAAAGAAATAATCTGCATGGACTGCCTGAAACCTGCGGTAAGATACATCTAATCCTGAAAATCAGAACTTTTTTACTCAGGATTAGAAATTTTTAGTTACATCCGAAGTATTGAGAGTTGCTAACTTTTTAAGAGCAAAGGCTTTCAGTAGAACGTGTAAGAAGAAGGGCAGAACATAAACTCATAAATAAAGAAAGTGTATCTATAAATATATGGGAAATAAAAAGAGTATATGCCTAAATAGGTGAGGAAATAAAAAGAGTATATGCCTAAATAGGTGAGGAAATAAAAGAGTATATGCCTAAATAGGTGAGGAAATAAAGAGAGTATATGTCTAAATATACGGGAAAATAAAGAGAGTATATGTTTAAATATTGGGGAAATAAAGAAAGTGGAGTATTTTCATGAGAAGACAACTTTTTTACATTCCTTTTAGCCTTACATTCCTTCTTCTTTTGATTATTATTATGATTTTTGGGCTTAGTTCTCTTTTTTTTGGAATAATTGTTTCCGCCTTTACGAAGATTGGCTTCTCTATAGAGGACGCGCTCCTTATCATGTTACTGTCCCTCCTCGGAAGTGGTATCAATATCCCTCTGGCAACCCTCAGATCCGATGCTCCGGTAGTTAGAGATACATATGTCCGTGTTTTTGGCGTATCTTACCGAGTTCCATTTCGGCGTGTGATAAGAAATGAAACGACAATTGCTGTGAATGTAGGAGGAGCGGTTATTCCGATTCTAATTTCAGCTTACCTTCTTATAAAATTCCCTTCGTCTCTCCTGCTTGCAGGAACCGGCATCTTAATAGTTACAATCATAACTCATTCCGTAGCAAAGCCGATCCGCGGCATAGGTATTGCAACCCCGGCACTGGTTCCGCCCCTTGCAGCTGCCCTTGCTGCAATTTTGCTGACTTCGATAATTCATATCCCGAATTGTCCAATTGACCAGTGCCGCGTTGTCGTTGCTTATACAGGAGGAGTGCTCGGAACCCTTATTGGAGCCGATCTTCTTAACCTGGGAAAAATTAAGAATCTTGGAGCTCCGGTTGCAAGCATAGGAGGAGCAGGAACCTTTGATGGGATCTTTTTAAGCGGATTCATTGCTCTTCTCCTGATCTAACAAAAAATCAGGTAACAGGGATCAGTGAATAGGGATCAATTAACAGGAATCAGTTAATAGAGATCAGTTAATAGAGATCAGTTAATAGAGATCAGTTAATAGAGATCAGTTAATAGGAATCAGTAAATAGGAATCAGTAAATAGGAATCAGTAAATAGGAATCAGTTAACAGGGATCAGAAAATAGTCATAAGGCTAGAAATAATGGTTCTTCGCCATTTTCTATGGATAAGATGATTTTCAATTCGATCCTGCATTGGTTTTTATGAAGACATTACAAGGATATCCACACAAAGCAACAAAGAGCCAAAATAAGGCTAAATATGTAAAAGAAAAAGAACGGAAAAAAGGAAGAAAAAAGGAAGAGAAAAAAATGAGAACTTAAAAAACTACTCTTTTTTAATTACAAATCTAAAGATAGTTCTCTTAATCTCTCCTTTTTATAAAATACTGACAAAGAATTATTCCGAAAACTCCTGCGAGCAACTCGAAACCAGAAGCTTTTGCGGAAGTTACTATTCCGGTTTTTTCCTCAGGAAGACTACTATTATTGTTGACATCTTTTAAATCGTCAGCCTTACTCTCGAGAAGAGAAGCAGAGGATGTAGACGGTGAAGACTCATTCGAGAGAGATTCATTCAAGAGAGACTCAGAATTATTGACACCTGAAGAAGTATTATCCTCTACAGTAACGTCGGTTGCCGGATATATAACATACCCTTCAGGAGAAGTGCTTCCCTTTCCTTCATCCGAGGTCTGGAAATACCAGGAATCGGTAAAGTAGTTCTTTTTATCTTTGTCAAGGGTCAAAGTGATAGAATTTGAATTTTTAAGGACAATTTCGTTTGCAGAAGCTTCTTTTACCTCAAAACCCTGATATTCATCCCCATTCTCAATGACCATCACTTTATCTTTGTCGATGAGCCAGGTATACTTGAAGACTGCAAAGGAATCAGTAGCACTCGTGAATACGGAATCTACATAGGTTACAAAGTAGAGCTGGTCTTTCTTATCACCGAAATCCGCAGTTGCAGTAAAGGTTTTATCAGCAACATTTCCACTTGTGTTTACAATTCCGGACTCAATTTCTTCCCCATTTTTATCTAGTGAAAACCATACCTTTTCGCCATCAACGTCAACCTGGTTAACTACCAGAGAGTAATTGCTCCCGAGATCCCAGGAATCTCCAGCCTTTAATGTTTTTTTATCGCTGGAAGGCTGAGAAATTACAAGTTTTGCAAGCCGGGTGGAGTCGTTTCCAACGGCAACATACGGTTTTCCAAACCAGGGAAGCTGATAATAGAACATACCACCAAGCTCCTTAGGAGTTGTACTGGCATCAAGTTCAAGGTCGGAAACAACTCCATATTTGGAAGAAAACGGACGGGTAGTATACACAAGTTCTCCTTCACCGATTACATGATTTCCGGGGTGGCCCTTGCCAAGTTCATCCTGGCCGTCTTTTTCGACATATTGAAGGCGTTCACCCCACCAGTTTTCAGAAGCTACAAAACCTTTATGCTTGTTTACAGGATAGGCAAAGCCGCCAAAAGTGGTAGCATTCCAGCAGAATCCATCGGATAAAGTTTCGTTTGTGTCGAGGGGCAAACCAGAGATAGCTGGAGCTGGAGCTGCAAAACCCGAAGGAACGATCAACGAACAAACTGTAAGCGAAGCAAACAGCAAAAGTAAAATTTTTTTAGCATAGGATGTCATAAGAAATTATCACTCTTTTCATTTATGTTCATATATTTAAATACGATAGGCAAGATAATATCAGTAACAGTGTTATTTATTAAATGAAACGTAACAACAAATAAATCTAAGTAGTTAATAAATTTTACTAAATTAATTCATTTCGAAACCCTAAATTGATTTTTTGGAGTCTCAAATGCAGCCTTCACTCGGCATTGAAGCCTGTAAACTATCAATAGAAGTTCTTGTCACGGGACGTAATTCTAAAACTTTTATTTGGGGTAAATGGAACTTTTATTTCTGGAAATACTTTCATAATCGTCATCTCATATTTGATAGTTCATAGCGTAGAACTTGTAAATACACAAATTTAGTTGTGTTCAACTTTATTTTAGAATAAAACAAACTTAATTGTTTTAAAATAATGACCAAACGCATAGGAAATAGTTTGTATTCAAAATATTGTAATTCAGGACAATTTGTTTAAAACAACTTTATTTTAATG harbors:
- a CDS encoding S-layer protein domain-containing protein, giving the protein MTSYAKKILLLLFASLTVCSLIVPSGFAAPAPAISGLPLDTNETLSDGFCWNATTFGGFAYPVNKHKGFVASENWWGERLQYVEKDGQDELGKGHPGNHVIGEGELVYTTRPFSSKYGVVSDLELDASTTPKELGGMFYYQLPWFGKPYVAVGNDSTRLAKLVISQPSSDKKTLKAGDSWDLGSNYSLVVNQVDVDGEKVWFSLDKNGEEIESGIVNTSGNVADKTFTATADFGDKKDQLYFVTYVDSVFTSATDSFAVFKYTWLIDKDKVMVIENGDEYQGFEVKEASANEIVLKNSNSITLTLDKDKKNYFTDSWYFQTSDEGKGSTSPEGYVIYPATDVTVEDNTSSGVNNSESLLNESLSNESSPSTSSASLLESKADDLKDVNNNSSLPEEKTGIVTSAKASGFELLAGVFGIILCQYFIKRRD
- a CDS encoding DUF1614 domain-containing protein codes for the protein MRRQLFYIPFSLTFLLLLIIIMIFGLSSLFFGIIVSAFTKIGFSIEDALLIMLLSLLGSGINIPLATLRSDAPVVRDTYVRVFGVSYRVPFRRVIRNETTIAVNVGGAVIPILISAYLLIKFPSSLLLAGTGILIVTIITHSVAKPIRGIGIATPALVPPLAAALAAILLTSIIHIPNCPIDQCRVVVAYTGGVLGTLIGADLLNLGKIKNLGAPVASIGGAGTFDGIFLSGFIALLLI
- the thpR gene encoding RNA 2',3'-cyclic phosphodiesterase, producing the protein MIRTFIAVELDPGFTERIRELQARFSGFDLKFVDPELVHITLKFLGNVDESRVSPLSAALDSITCEPFEAKVGGLGVFPKPSNPRILWLGAAGNFKVLHDNVEELLEPFKFEKDDREFTAHATLVRIKFLKKEQKTTFINIVKELKDIEIGTMWVNKVLLKKSTLTPKGPIYETLHTVYMD
- a CDS encoding DNA integrity scanning protein DisA nucleotide-binding domain protein, yielding MDRARIIAETAARISRELDAAAIMVSGELSFEGIETGGIPVYYISMRPKSIIDHLISTGKDGKNPMKELGDQINREAAGNSDHLQQAAAIEYVLGRLENGIIVGVVETRGSSSIIVHNLDENPLIKAMKECQERIKPEVMSAIMKISFDIVLTGREGKKIGAAFIIGDSEEVLKRSHQLILNPYAGHDETYRNILDKKNWESIKEFSQLDGVFVVDENGIIQAAGRYLDVDAKNVDIEKGLGGRHVSAAAISRDTVAIAVTVSESGGIIRVYKDAKEIICMDCLKPAVRYI